Proteins encoded together in one Lathyrus oleraceus cultivar Zhongwan6 chromosome 5, CAAS_Psat_ZW6_1.0, whole genome shotgun sequence window:
- the LOC127088348 gene encoding classical arabinogalactan protein 7 — MSSSSSSSSNIAFFFIITLLSTLASGLAPTTTPSSDAPKSSPVPASSPKASHAATPPPTTTATPPPTTTSTPPPTTSTAPSPTESQSQSPTSTATPPQASSPSSTTPASEESPAASPTESPPAPVSPTTSPSMSPFASGPTDDAVAADGPADAPASSAPAAFFRVAVGGSAAAFVAVALLM; from the coding sequence atgtcttcttcttcttcttcttcttccaacATTGCTTTCTTCTTCATCATCACATTACTCTCCACCCTCGCTTCCGGTCTAGCACCCACCACCACTCCCTCCTCCGATGCACCAAAATCCTCCCCCGTCCCAGCTTCTTCACCAAAAGCATCCCACGCCGCCACTCCCCCTCCAACCACCACCGCCACTCCTCCTCCAACCACTACTTCGACTCCCCCTCCAACCACCAGCACTGCTCCCTCTCCCACTGAGTCCCAATCACAATCTCCAACCTCCACCGCTACTCCCCCTCAGGCCTCGTCTCCATCTTCTACAACACCAGCCTCCGAAGAATCTCCAGCTGCTTCTCCGACAGAATCTCCTCCCGCTCCCGTATCTCCCACCACCTCTCCATCCATGTCACCCTTTGCTTCTGGACCTACTGATGACGCTGTCGCCGCCGATGGCCCAGCTGACGCTCCTGCGAGTTCTGCCCCCGCCGCTTTCTTCAGAGTCGCCGTTGGAGGATCCGCCGCGGCTTTCGTCGCTGTTGCTTTGCTAATGTAG